A genomic segment from Tuwongella immobilis encodes:
- a CDS encoding choice-of-anchor M domain-containing protein, whose product MLAATIRFEGLEDRCVPAGFSAVLDQVHSDIGVNFVSNAWNLSVNDEDNNATFTAPNALLYADAASKQNRPADSKWDFLGVSSGQPIYILPQTQNASLLYLGASGEDTNPSDLAAYNETDPRVNSNGRWIKVAVQAIRGPGAFSVYSLDSGGNPTVWIDSADGITAEDAMFLPVGGHLHYNWAFSAKGIYEVDVIASSYRGANQTNPTSSNVTTYFFSVDPPAPVNTVPNGQTVPVNGTLAFSGANAISITGPNTTPKPLQVTLDVTAGSLTFGSLGGITIDEGSQGSSRIVVSGLPAQLNSALATLQYAPPADTNGTATLTVTTSDRGYFRPSRLPAQTDTDPISITISGTVPPGVPPVSPPGVPPVSPPGVPPVSPPGVPPVSPPNLPPLPNTGTIFGPPTRNHLMVSAADAGGGPHVRVYDATTGNEIANFMAFSPSFMGGVRIALGDFNGDGMTDIVAAAGPGGGPHVRIFDGVTFQEIASFFAYAPSFTGGVNLAVGDVNGNGTFDLITAAGPGGGPHVRVFDGPRLQPVLDFMAYDPSFSGGVSISAADINNDRRADIITAPFSQGGPHIRVFDGISGRDIVNFLASVSTTASGFTVAGLDLDGDFRAEIAIGTGPNGGGAVRIFNGQTGTLVSTELPFGLSAVGGVRVAATDTNGDGQYELVASRGPGDAPLTRIWSIADNVTTRELRPFDSAFLGGVWIAGN is encoded by the coding sequence ATGCTCGCCGCGACAATCCGCTTCGAAGGACTCGAAGACCGCTGCGTTCCGGCTGGATTTTCCGCCGTGTTGGATCAAGTTCACTCGGATATCGGCGTGAACTTTGTTTCCAATGCGTGGAATTTGTCCGTCAATGACGAAGACAACAACGCCACATTCACCGCTCCCAATGCGCTGCTCTATGCGGATGCTGCCTCGAAACAAAACCGCCCAGCCGATTCCAAGTGGGACTTCCTGGGCGTAAGTTCCGGGCAACCCATTTACATCCTGCCACAGACGCAAAACGCATCGCTGCTTTACCTTGGGGCAAGCGGCGAGGATACCAATCCCTCCGATCTTGCCGCGTACAACGAAACCGACCCCCGCGTCAATTCCAATGGCCGCTGGATTAAAGTTGCGGTTCAGGCGATTCGTGGCCCCGGGGCATTCTCGGTCTACTCGCTGGATAGCGGCGGCAATCCCACCGTATGGATCGATTCCGCAGACGGGATTACCGCCGAAGATGCGATGTTCCTTCCGGTTGGTGGCCACCTGCATTACAACTGGGCGTTTTCGGCCAAAGGCATCTACGAAGTCGATGTCATCGCATCGTCGTATCGCGGGGCCAATCAAACGAACCCAACCAGCAGCAACGTCACGACTTACTTCTTCTCGGTTGATCCCCCTGCCCCGGTCAACACCGTCCCGAATGGTCAGACGGTTCCGGTGAACGGCACGCTGGCCTTCAGCGGGGCGAACGCCATCAGCATCACCGGCCCGAACACGACGCCGAAACCGCTGCAGGTCACACTGGATGTCACCGCCGGGTCGCTCACGTTCGGCTCGCTGGGTGGAATTACCATTGATGAAGGCAGTCAGGGCAGTAGCCGGATTGTCGTCAGCGGCCTGCCTGCTCAACTGAACTCGGCGTTGGCGACGCTGCAATATGCACCGCCTGCAGACACCAACGGCACCGCGACACTGACCGTCACGACGAGCGATCGCGGCTATTTTCGACCGTCGCGGCTTCCTGCCCAGACGGATACCGATCCAATTTCGATCACGATTTCGGGGACGGTTCCGCCAGGTGTGCCGCCGGTCAGTCCGCCGGGTGTGCCGCCGGTTTCCCCGCCGGGCGTTCCGCCGGTTTCCCCGCCGGGCGTTCCGCCGGTTTCCCCGCCGAATCTCCCGCCGCTTCCGAATACCGGCACGATTTTTGGTCCACCGACGCGCAATCACCTGATGGTATCCGCCGCCGATGCCGGGGGTGGGCCGCATGTCCGCGTTTACGACGCGACAACTGGCAACGAAATTGCCAACTTCATGGCATTCTCCCCATCATTTATGGGAGGTGTTCGCATTGCATTGGGCGACTTCAACGGCGATGGCATGACCGATATTGTGGCGGCAGCCGGGCCGGGTGGTGGGCCGCACGTCCGCATCTTCGACGGCGTGACCTTCCAGGAAATCGCCAGTTTTTTCGCTTACGCCCCAAGTTTCACGGGTGGCGTGAATTTGGCGGTGGGAGATGTCAACGGAAACGGGACATTTGATCTGATTACCGCCGCTGGGCCGGGTGGTGGGCCACATGTCCGCGTGTTCGATGGTCCGCGGCTGCAACCCGTGCTCGATTTCATGGCGTATGATCCGAGTTTTTCGGGTGGCGTCTCGATTTCCGCCGCGGACATCAACAACGACCGTCGTGCAGACATCATCACTGCACCGTTCAGCCAAGGTGGGCCGCATATCCGCGTGTTCGATGGCATCAGCGGTCGGGATATTGTGAACTTCCTGGCGAGCGTTTCGACGACAGCCAGTGGCTTTACCGTCGCGGGGTTGGACTTGGACGGCGATTTCCGAGCGGAAATTGCCATTGGTACCGGTCCCAACGGCGGCGGTGCGGTTCGCATTTTCAATGGACAAACCGGTACGTTGGTCAGCACCGAACTCCCCTTTGGTCTGTCGGCAGTTGGCGGGGTGCGGGTTGCCGCAACCGATACCAACGGCGATGGCCAGTACGAATTGGTCGCCAGTCGTGGCCCCGGCGATGCTCCGCTGACTCGCATCTGGAGCATTGCGGATAACGTCACCACTCGCGAGCTTCGCCCGTTTGACTCTGCCTTTTTGGGCGGAGTTTGGATTGCCGGCAATTAA
- a CDS encoding choice-of-anchor M domain-containing protein: MSHSSSSRPTPLRLETLESRALLHGSAGAGGLLSVGHFDAFEAKLETEDGAQVLELAIHNHDAETDFTPEGTVFLVKSESQTTRPDGNSFNFLGTPSGAPLWVLPQTFDADLLYLGVASEDIAPGALGSYFESDPRINAAGEYVRFELTGFEGPGQFSLWAIDSFGSPVVAMQTADGVQVNGTPSDTVFSLAGSHDHYNWGFTAPGTYTIRIKATAFLGADGTNPIESEEAVYTFYVQSSPDDIPEVPAPKPVYEPLIVIGADQGGAARVQSLNPETNETLSNFFAYNTSFTGGIRVAKGDIDGDGILDIVTGAGPGGGPHVRVFSGATGAELANFFAYETSYTGGVYVALGDFNKDGRADIITGTGVGGGPRVRIFDAFSGAELANFFAYESTFTGGVFVAAGDINADGHADIITGTGFGGGPRVRVFDGEALADDNELVAVMDFFSADPDFRGGVFVSSGDVNADGLDDVIVGTGLGGGPRVQVFSGANSTEIVNFLAFDADVRGGVRVSATDMNEDGHADLVVTMGPGTSSQIRVFNGEDPSEMLSEFAPFEPAFTGGVFVG; this comes from the coding sequence ATGTCGCATTCTTCGAGTTCTCGCCCGACTCCCCTCCGCTTGGAAACGCTGGAATCGCGTGCCCTGCTCCATGGTTCGGCTGGAGCAGGTGGCCTGCTCAGCGTTGGTCACTTCGATGCCTTTGAAGCCAAACTGGAAACCGAAGACGGCGCACAAGTGCTGGAATTGGCGATCCATAATCACGATGCCGAGACCGATTTCACGCCCGAAGGCACGGTCTTTTTGGTGAAATCGGAATCGCAAACGACTCGGCCCGATGGCAATTCGTTCAATTTCTTGGGTACCCCGTCTGGCGCCCCGCTGTGGGTGTTGCCGCAGACGTTTGATGCGGATCTTCTGTACCTGGGGGTTGCCTCCGAAGATATCGCCCCGGGTGCGCTCGGCTCGTATTTCGAGAGCGATCCGCGCATCAACGCGGCGGGCGAATATGTTCGCTTCGAGTTGACCGGATTCGAAGGGCCGGGCCAATTTTCGCTGTGGGCCATCGACTCGTTTGGTTCGCCGGTCGTGGCCATGCAAACCGCAGACGGTGTGCAAGTCAATGGCACGCCAAGTGATACGGTGTTTTCGCTGGCCGGTTCGCACGACCATTACAACTGGGGCTTTACCGCGCCGGGCACCTACACGATTCGCATCAAGGCGACGGCATTCCTCGGTGCGGATGGCACCAATCCGATCGAGAGCGAAGAAGCAGTTTACACGTTCTATGTGCAAAGCTCGCCGGATGACATTCCCGAAGTTCCCGCCCCGAAGCCGGTCTACGAACCGCTGATCGTCATTGGTGCGGATCAAGGCGGCGCGGCACGGGTGCAGTCGCTGAATCCGGAAACCAACGAAACGCTGTCCAACTTCTTCGCCTATAACACGAGTTTCACGGGTGGGATTCGGGTAGCCAAAGGCGATATCGATGGCGATGGCATTCTGGACATTGTCACGGGTGCCGGGCCGGGTGGTGGGCCGCATGTTCGCGTCTTCAGCGGAGCGACCGGGGCAGAATTGGCGAACTTCTTTGCCTACGAAACTTCATACACCGGCGGTGTTTACGTCGCATTGGGCGATTTCAACAAGGACGGTCGGGCGGACATCATCACTGGCACGGGTGTCGGTGGCGGGCCACGCGTCCGCATCTTCGATGCCTTTTCCGGCGCGGAATTGGCCAACTTCTTTGCCTACGAATCGACCTTCACCGGTGGCGTGTTTGTGGCGGCTGGCGACATCAACGCAGATGGCCACGCCGACATCATCACGGGAACCGGATTCGGTGGCGGGCCGCGCGTCCGGGTCTTCGATGGCGAAGCGCTGGCGGATGACAACGAACTGGTCGCGGTGATGGACTTCTTCTCGGCGGATCCGGATTTCCGCGGTGGCGTGTTCGTCTCGTCTGGCGATGTCAACGCAGATGGCCTGGATGATGTGATCGTCGGCACCGGATTGGGCGGCGGGCCGCGCGTCCAGGTCTTCAGTGGTGCGAATTCGACGGAAATCGTCAATTTCCTCGCATTTGACGCTGATGTTCGTGGCGGCGTGCGGGTCTCTGCCACCGATATGAATGAAGATGGCCACGCCGACTTGGTGGTCACGATGGGACCGGGCACCAGCTCGCAAATCCGCGTGTTCAATGGCGAAGATCCCAGCGAAATGCTGAGCGAATTTGCTCCGTTTGAGCCGGCCTTCACCGGCGGCGTGTTCGTCGGCTAA
- a CDS encoding metallophosphoesterase family protein encodes MTTPVVDSQPSPSLADALPGEIRLAHFSDIHLTVRRLGWTWRDLFSKRATGWLNLKLFGRGARFREAPQVTEALMAELRSRPLDRLVFSGDASMMAFETELAYAAEQLGVGRPDQAPGLAVPGNHDAYTRRAVRQGNFESYFAPWQVGEREGDETYPFAQKVGEYWLIGVNSARPRIASWDASGRVGKPQRQRLERLLSRLGPGRRILVTHYPLFTETGRLEPLVRRLRDWKEVLRIAREYDVALWLNGHRHRGYYLPANEDLPFPLICVGSATQRNRWSYNEYRIQERNLRAIRRVFDPLARQYTDGGSFSLQLASAAD; translated from the coding sequence ATGACCACGCCAGTTGTCGATTCCCAGCCGTCGCCCTCGCTTGCGGATGCGCTCCCCGGCGAAATTCGTCTCGCTCATTTTAGCGATATTCATTTGACGGTTCGGCGTCTGGGCTGGACCTGGCGCGATCTGTTCTCCAAGCGTGCCACCGGCTGGTTGAATCTGAAGCTGTTCGGACGCGGGGCCCGTTTCCGGGAAGCGCCGCAAGTCACCGAAGCCCTGATGGCCGAATTGCGCTCCCGCCCGCTCGATCGGCTGGTCTTTTCCGGCGATGCCTCGATGATGGCTTTCGAGACGGAATTGGCCTACGCTGCCGAGCAACTCGGGGTCGGGCGACCGGACCAAGCTCCCGGATTGGCCGTGCCCGGCAATCACGATGCCTACACCCGGCGAGCCGTTCGGCAGGGGAATTTCGAATCGTATTTTGCCCCCTGGCAAGTCGGCGAGCGCGAAGGAGACGAGACCTACCCCTTTGCCCAGAAGGTCGGCGAGTATTGGCTGATTGGCGTGAATTCCGCGCGGCCACGCATCGCCAGTTGGGACGCCAGCGGCCGTGTGGGAAAGCCCCAACGTCAACGCCTGGAACGACTTCTGTCCCGACTCGGCCCGGGACGGCGCATCCTCGTGACGCACTATCCGTTATTCACCGAGACGGGTCGGCTGGAACCACTGGTGCGGCGATTGCGCGACTGGAAGGAAGTCCTGCGGATTGCCCGCGAGTACGATGTCGCACTCTGGCTGAACGGCCACCGGCATCGCGGATATTATCTCCCCGCCAATGAGGATTTGCCGTTTCCGTTGATTTGTGTCGGCAGTGCGACTCAGCGAAATCGATGGAGTTATAACGAATATCGGATTCAGGAACGCAATCTGCGGGCAATTCGTCGCGTCTTTGATCCGCTGGCCCGGCAGTATACCGATGGCGGTTCGTTCTCGCTGCAATTGGCTTCCGCAGCGGATTGA
- a CDS encoding P-II family nitrogen regulator — translation MKQLTIVVKPFRAEAVLEALAEMEVSAVAVREAKGYSRQKGYLDRYIGSEYSLAFLPKVEISVWISDDRFESVAQSITRIARTGRIGDGKVFVVPMAWPEAIEF, via the coding sequence ATGAAACAGCTTACCATTGTCGTCAAACCTTTCCGAGCCGAGGCGGTCCTGGAAGCACTGGCCGAGATGGAAGTCTCGGCAGTTGCCGTCCGGGAAGCCAAGGGATACTCCCGACAGAAAGGGTATCTGGATCGCTACATCGGCAGCGAGTATAGCCTGGCTTTTCTGCCGAAGGTTGAAATTTCCGTCTGGATCTCCGACGATCGCTTTGAATCCGTTGCTCAGAGCATTACCCGCATCGCTCGCACCGGGCGCATCGGCGACGGCAAAGTCTTTGTCGTGCCGATGGCCTGGCCGGAAGCCATCGAATTCTAA
- a CDS encoding Gfo/Idh/MocA family protein: MMSSPTPRLRWGILGAAKINQRLVPAFQKSATADLRAIASRSDDKAKQAAAEAGIARGVGSYEALLEDPDIDAIYIPLPNHLHAEWTRKAADAGKHILCEKPLCPDAADAAALIAYCRAKNVRLMDGFMWPHHPRTAKIRQMLDAGAIGKVQRVNTAFTFNLNPLNDSNIRMHRNMGGGALLDVGCYCVYGIRWAFQAEPVKVYAEAKLLNDVDVSLSAMLWFADGRTAFLDTGFVSPLRGWLEIVGESGTIHIPDLWLPSADAAFTLTSDEQPAQTITVPGHDQIVCMLDDFAAAVHEQREAWPNPDEAVKSLKVLNAIDRSARSGQIEFVN; this comes from the coding sequence ATGATGAGTAGCCCGACACCTCGATTGCGGTGGGGAATTCTGGGGGCCGCGAAGATTAATCAGCGGCTGGTCCCGGCATTTCAAAAATCGGCCACTGCCGACTTGCGAGCGATTGCGAGCCGTTCGGACGACAAAGCGAAGCAAGCCGCGGCGGAAGCCGGGATTGCGCGTGGGGTGGGCAGCTACGAAGCCCTGCTGGAAGACCCCGACATTGATGCCATCTACATTCCGTTGCCCAATCACCTGCACGCGGAATGGACCCGCAAAGCGGCGGATGCCGGCAAGCATATCCTGTGCGAAAAGCCGCTTTGTCCCGATGCCGCCGATGCCGCCGCGCTCATCGCCTATTGCCGGGCGAAGAATGTTCGGTTGATGGACGGCTTCATGTGGCCGCATCACCCCCGAACCGCCAAAATTCGTCAAATGCTCGATGCCGGGGCGATTGGCAAGGTGCAACGGGTGAATACCGCGTTCACCTTCAATCTCAACCCGTTGAACGACAGCAACATCCGCATGCACCGCAACATGGGCGGCGGGGCGCTGCTGGATGTCGGTTGTTATTGCGTCTATGGCATTCGCTGGGCATTTCAAGCGGAGCCAGTGAAAGTTTATGCCGAGGCGAAACTGCTCAACGATGTCGATGTTTCGCTGAGTGCGATGCTGTGGTTTGCCGATGGGCGGACGGCATTTCTGGATACTGGGTTTGTCTCCCCGCTGCGTGGTTGGTTGGAAATTGTCGGCGAATCCGGGACGATCCACATTCCCGATTTGTGGCTGCCCAGCGCCGATGCCGCCTTCACGCTGACGTCCGACGAGCAGCCCGCGCAGACCATCACCGTGCCCGGCCACGATCAAATCGTCTGCATGCTCGACGATTTCGCGGCCGCGGTTCATGAGCAGCGCGAGGCGTGGCCCAATCCGGATGAAGCGGTGAAGTCGTTGAAGGTGCTCAACGCCATCGATCGATCCGCACGATCGGGCCAGATCGAATTCGTGAACTGA
- a CDS encoding NRDE family protein, whose protein sequence is MCLIALLHHVVDDWPVIVAANREEAYARGGTPPQIWTGQMPFLAGRDPKGGGTWLGINRAGLVVAVTNRRRSHPDSPMRSRGLLVTDLLAHETAADAEKQAIAELSRTPYDGCNLLLVDSQRATVIHHGDWLRVRPLPPGLHVLANRDVNDETDARCRFVFDTMISHRYPSVDAAFSVMESICRHHEPPTPICLRGPERGTVSSTILGISTDIRNSRLLHAQGPPDRTIYFDQSDWISQLLQEPN, encoded by the coding sequence GTGTGCCTGATTGCCTTGTTGCACCACGTTGTCGACGATTGGCCCGTGATTGTCGCCGCCAACCGGGAAGAAGCCTACGCCCGTGGCGGAACGCCCCCGCAAATTTGGACCGGCCAGATGCCGTTTCTCGCGGGGCGTGATCCGAAAGGCGGCGGCACCTGGCTGGGAATCAATCGCGCGGGATTAGTCGTCGCCGTCACCAATCGCCGCCGATCGCATCCCGATTCGCCAATGCGTTCCCGTGGGTTGTTGGTCACCGACCTGTTGGCCCATGAAACGGCCGCCGATGCGGAGAAACAGGCGATTGCGGAGTTGAGTCGAACGCCCTACGATGGCTGCAACCTGCTCCTGGTCGATTCCCAACGTGCGACTGTGATTCATCATGGCGATTGGCTGCGGGTGCGGCCTCTGCCCCCCGGATTGCATGTACTCGCCAACCGGGATGTCAATGATGAGACCGATGCCCGATGCCGCTTTGTGTTTGATACGATGATCTCCCACCGCTACCCAAGTGTCGATGCGGCATTCAGCGTGATGGAATCGATCTGTCGGCACCACGAACCGCCCACGCCGATTTGCCTGCGCGGGCCGGAGCGCGGCACGGTCAGCAGTACCATCCTGGGTATTTCCACCGACATTCGCAACAGTCGCCTGCTGCATGCCCAAGGCCCGCCGGACCGCACGATTTATTTTGATCAATCGGATTGGATTTCGCAATTGTTGCAGGAGCCGAATTGA